A single Nomia melanderi isolate GNS246 chromosome 13, iyNomMela1, whole genome shotgun sequence DNA region contains:
- the LOC116431458 gene encoding uncharacterized protein LOC116431458: MSNEEDVDVNKEFENLLFAEENAQNEGYEEGYETGRQQLIKGFHLGYHRASVIGALLGYYCGVLEQYLSTDKSDSKKAVSVAKELLQSIYNFPRFNDETTDISNTVDNIKFKYAKFCSLTGTCALYPETDKLDF; encoded by the coding sequence ATGTCTAATGAAGAAGATGTTGACGTGaataaagaatttgaaaatttattgtttgcCGAGGAAAATGCTCAAAATGAAGGTTACGAAGAAGGTTATGAGACTGGCAGGCAACAATTAATAAAAGGATTTCATCTTGGGTATCACAGAGCAAGCGTCATAGGCGCGCTATTAGGATATTATTGCGGTGTTTTGGAACAATATTTAAGCACCGATAAGTCTGATTCGAAGAAAGCAGTTTCTGTTGCAAAAGAACTTCTtcaaagtatttataattttccacgATTCAATGATGAAACCACAGACATATCGAATACTGTagataacattaaatttaaatatgccAAGTTTTGTTCATTAACAGGCACATGTGCTTTGTACCCAGAAACAGATAAACTTGATTTTTAG
- the LOC116431455 gene encoding putative methyltransferase-like protein 25 produces MYDKHFEEILNFINTYDKLINCHIVDFITDNLWKTCLPNELRLELERNETNCNHWTEDDSHPILNQFIKLTKSLSLQSCSTEINSKDLIDVLPIISNLNKHKCEGIKTEFMNVKKSHEVECLGNIVGTVAASTKSLVIDAGAGKAYLSTFLAKTHNVPVLAIDSSQSCHKGAICRQNKLKKKTRDSKNLVQYVVNEINETTDYIAMINNNFPEWKFDNNLILTGLHACGSLTHSAIKTFLTTRDIQLLCIVPCCYHLTDETLNENINFSKNARMLAQQSIERSTKKKSMSSSLFYRAVLQVILHSMGIYNARVGRGGPLNDFPSYARWALLKIGVQSQEIPSSEALESIYKLHKQLSKQFYMFQMLRIHTSIVLEAAIMLDRIMFLQKSNLCSKLAVLRLFDPVLSPRNYGIMAIK; encoded by the exons ATGTATGATAAACATTTTGAGGAaatcttgaattttataaatacctatgacaaattaataaattgtcaTATAGTTGATTTCATCACGGATAACTTGTGGAAGACATGTTTACCAAATGAACTGAGATTGGaattagaaagaaatgaaacaaactGCAACCATTGGACAGAAGATGACAGTCATCCTATACttaatcaatttataaaattgactaaATCTCTTTCTTTACAATCATGTTCCACAGAAATAAATTCAAAGGATCTTATAGATGTATTACCAATTATcagcaatttaaataaacataaatgtgAAGgcataaaaacagaatttatgAATGTTAAAAAATCACACGAGGTTGAATGTCTGGGGAACATTGTAGGAACAGTAGCAGCATCAACCAAGAGCTTGGTAATAGATGCTGGGGCTGGTAAAGCATACTTGTCTACCTTCTTAGCTAAAACTCATAATGTTCCTGTCCTTGCAATAGATTCTTCTCAATCCTGTCACAAGGGAGCAATTTGTAgacaaaacaaattaaaaaaaaagacaagAGATTCTAAAAATTTG GTTCAGTATGTTGtgaacgaaataaatgaaactacagaCTATATAGCAATGATAAACAATAACTTTCCTGAATGGAAGTTTGATAATAATCTTATATTAACTGGTTTACATGCTTGTGGTTCTCTTACTCATTCAGCTATCAAAACATTTTTAACCACAAGAGATATTCAGCTTTTATGTATTGTACCCTGTTGTTATCATTTGACAGATGAAACTTTAAacgagaatattaatttttcgaaaaatgctAGAATGTTGGCACAACAATCCATTGAAAGAAGTACAAAAAAGAAGTCTATGTCTTCATCATTGTTCTACAGAGCAGTTTTGCAAGTGATTCTTCATTCCATGG gTATTTATAACGCTAGAGTAGGACGCGGGGGACCTTTAAACGACTTTCCGAGTTACGCTCGATGGGCACTCTTAAAAATTGGAGTACAATCTCAAGAG ATTCCATCTTCGGAGGCGTtagaaagtatttataaattacataaacagTTATCTAAACAATTTTACATGTTCCAAATGTTGCGAATACACACGAGTATTGTATTGGAAGCAGCAATCATGTTGGACAGGATAATGTTCTTACAAAAGAGTAATTTGTGCTCCAAACTTGCTGTGTTACGTTTATTTGATCCCGTTTTGTCGCCCCGGAATTATGGCATCAtggcaataaaataa
- the LOC116431452 gene encoding ornithine aminotransferase-like isoform X2: MESLARTMLGRTGVSRGKLLNLFCQGERNGRTITSQEIFERESKHGAHNYHPLPVALCKANGVFMWDVEGKRYYDFLSAYSAVNQGHCHPRIYKALTDQASVLTLTSRAFYSDALGEFEEYITKLFGYDKWLPMNTGVEGGETACKLARRWGYSCKGIAKNQAKIVFAEGNFWGRTMSAVSSSTDPTSYGGFGPFMPGFEVIPYDDLAALEKTLADPNVCAFMVEPIQGEAGVVVPKDGYLKGVRDLCTKHNVLWIADEVQTGLARTGKRLAVDHENVKPDILILGKALSGGFYPVSGVLANDSVMLTIKPGEHGSTYGGNPLGCRVALEALRVLEEEKLAENAQKLGEILRGELGKLPRDVVTLMHPVRSGLVASSRTLGLRRFLSSQELIERDNKYGGRHFKPLPVVLARGDGVHLWDTDGKRYLDFLAGFSTVNQGHCHPRLVKVMREQAGKLAHTSRAFYSEPHGELAEYLTRLLGWDKFLPMNTGVEAGDTAVKVARRWGYRIKKIPNEQATVVFARSNFWGRSIAALSASTDPNCYTDFGPYVPRFDKIPYNDLAALEKKLKDDPTVCAFMVEPIQGEAGVVVPDDGYLKGVRDLCTKYNVLWIADEVQTGLCRTGKRLAVDHENQRPDILVLGKALSGGLYPVSGILADEQIIHCLETGSHGSTFGGSPLGNKVALEAVKVLEEENLAENARKLGEIVRQELQKLPKDVATEFRGRGLLAGLVIAKDFAEGWDICLKLKEAGLLTRPTHGQIIRISPPLVITEEQLREGLHILTSVLNSYK, encoded by the exons ATGGAATCTCTCGCCAGAACCATGCTCGGGAGAACTGGAGTCTCCAGAGGGAAACTGTTGAACCTATTCTGCCAG GGCGAGCGGAATGGCCGAACGATCACGTCGCAGGAGATTTTTGAAAGAGAGTCGAAGCACGGCGCTCACAATTATCACCCGCTGCCGGTCGCCTTGTGCAAGGCCAACGGAGTTTTCATGTGGGACGTCGAGGGCAAACGGTACTACGATTTCCTGAGCGCTTACTCGGCCGTTAATCAGGGCCATTGTCACCCGAGGATCTACAAGGCGCTCACCGATCAGGCGAGCGTGTTGACACTGACTTCGAGGGCGTTCTACTCGGACGCGTTGGGCGAGTTCGAGGAGTACATCACGAAGCTTTTCGG GTACGACAAGTGGCTGCCGATGAACACCGGCGTGGAAGGCGGCGAGACCGCGTGCAAACTGGCGCGCAGATGGGGATACAGTTGCAAGGGGATAGCGAAAAATCAGGCGAAGATCGTGTTCGCCGAAGGTAACTTCTGGGGGAGGACGATGAGCGCCGTCTCCTCGAGCACGGACCCGACCAGTTACGGCGGCTTCGGCCCGTTCATGCCCGGATTCGAGGTCATCCCATACGACGACCTCGCCGCGCTAGAGAAAACACTGGCCGATCCCAACGTCTGCGCTTTCATGGTGGAGCCTATACAAGGAGAGGCCGGAGTTGTCGTGCCGAAG GACGGGTACCTGAAGGGAGTCAGAGACCTGTGCACGAAGCACAACGTGCTGTGGATAGCGGACGAGGTGCAAACCGGCTTGGCCAGAACGGGCAAGCGGCTGGCGGTGGACCACGAGAACGTGAAGCCGGACATCCTGATCCTCGGGAAAGCGCTTTCCGGCGGTTTCTACCCGGTGTCCGGTGTGCTGGCCAACGACTCCGTCATGCTGACGATCAAGCCCGGCGAGCACGGCTCGACGTACGGCGGCAACCCCCTGGGCTGCAGAGTCGCCTTGGAGGCGCTCCGCGTGCTCGAGGAGGAGAAGCTGGCCGAGAACGCGCAGAAGCTCGGCGAGATTCTCAGAGGCGAGCTCGGCAAGCTTCCGCGCGACGTGGTCACGCTG ATGCATCCGGTAAGGTCGGGCCTCGTCGCCTCCTCGAGGACGTTGGGTCTGAGGAGGTTCCTGAGCTCGCAGGAGCTGATCGAGCGGGACAACAAGTACGGCGGCAGACATTTTAAGCCTCTGCCGGTGGTCCTCGCGAGGGGCGACGGCGTTCATTTGTGGGACACCGATGGGAAACGGTACTTGGATTTCCTGGCGGGGTTCTCCACCGTTAACCAGGGACACTGCCACCCGAGGCTCGTCAAGGTGATGCGGGAGCAGGCGGGCAAACTCGCGCACACCTCCAGAGCTTTTTACTCGGAGCCACACGGCGAGTTGGCGGAGTACCTGACGAGGCTGCTGGGGTGGGACAAGTTTCTACCCATGAACACAG GCGTCGAAGCCGGCGACACCGCTGTCAAGGTAGCGAGACGCTGGGGGTACAGAATCAAGAAGATACCGAACGAACAGGCGACCGTGGTCTTCGCGAGGAGCAATTTCTGGGGACGATCGATCGCGGCACTGTCGGCGTCCACGGATCCAAATTGTTACACCGATTTCGGACCGTACGTGCCCCGGTTCGACAAGATACCGTACAACGACCTGGCCGCGCTGGAGAAGAAGCTTAAGGACGACCCGACCGTCTGCGCGTTCATGGTGGAACCCATCCAAGGCGAAGCGGGAGTCGTCGTGCCCGAC GACGGTTACCTGAAAGGCGTACGGGATCTATGCACCAAGTACAACGTCCTATGGATCGCCGACGAGGTGCAAACTGGCCTGTGCAGGACGGGGAAGCGACTGGCAGTCGATCACGAGAATCAAAGGCCGGATATCCTCGTCCTGGGGAAAGCATTGTCCGGAGGACTTTATCCGGTTTCCGGTATCTTGGCGGACGAACAG ATCATCCATTGTTTGGAGACCGGATCGCACGGCAGCACTTTCGGCGGAAGTCCTCTGGGAAACAAGGTCGCTCTGGAGGCGGTTAAGGTCCTGGAGGAGGAGAATCTCGCGGAGAACGCGAGGAAACTCGGGGAGATCGTCCGACAGGAGCTGCAGAAACTGCCGAAGGACGTGGCCACGGAATTTCGGGGACGAGGACTGCTCGCTGGTCTGGTGATCGCGAAAG ACTTCGCCGAGGGCTGGGACATTTGCTTGAAGCTGAAGGAGGCAGGTTTGTTGACTAGACCGACCCACGGGCAAATAATAAGAATATCCCCGCCGCTCGTTATCACGGAGGAACAACTGCGAGAAGGACTGCACATACTGACCAGTGTGCTCAACAGTTACAAGTGA
- the LOC116431452 gene encoding ornithine aminotransferase, mitochondrial-like isoform X1 — protein MESLARTMLGRTGVSRGKLLNLFCQGERNGRTITSQEIFERESKHGAHNYHPLPVALCKANGVFMWDVEGKRYYDFLSAYSAVNQGHCHPRIYKALTDQASVLTLTSRAFYSDALGEFEEYITKLFGYDKWLPMNTGVEGGETACKLARRWGYSCKGIAKNQAKIVFAEGNFWGRTMSAVSSSTDPTSYGGFGPFMPGFEVIPYDDLAALEKTLADPNVCAFMVEPIQGEAGVVVPKDGYLKGVRDLCTKHNVLWIADEVQTGLARTGKRLAVDHENVKPDILILGKALSGGFYPVSGVLANDSVMLTIKPGEHGSTYGGNPLGCRVALEALRVLEEEKLAENAQKLGEILRGELGKLPRDVVTLVRGKGLLNAIVINEKIDAMKICLKMKDAGLLAKPTHGHIIRLAPPLVITEPQIRECAEIIGKTVTQYA, from the exons ATGGAATCTCTCGCCAGAACCATGCTCGGGAGAACTGGAGTCTCCAGAGGGAAACTGTTGAACCTATTCTGCCAG GGCGAGCGGAATGGCCGAACGATCACGTCGCAGGAGATTTTTGAAAGAGAGTCGAAGCACGGCGCTCACAATTATCACCCGCTGCCGGTCGCCTTGTGCAAGGCCAACGGAGTTTTCATGTGGGACGTCGAGGGCAAACGGTACTACGATTTCCTGAGCGCTTACTCGGCCGTTAATCAGGGCCATTGTCACCCGAGGATCTACAAGGCGCTCACCGATCAGGCGAGCGTGTTGACACTGACTTCGAGGGCGTTCTACTCGGACGCGTTGGGCGAGTTCGAGGAGTACATCACGAAGCTTTTCGG GTACGACAAGTGGCTGCCGATGAACACCGGCGTGGAAGGCGGCGAGACCGCGTGCAAACTGGCGCGCAGATGGGGATACAGTTGCAAGGGGATAGCGAAAAATCAGGCGAAGATCGTGTTCGCCGAAGGTAACTTCTGGGGGAGGACGATGAGCGCCGTCTCCTCGAGCACGGACCCGACCAGTTACGGCGGCTTCGGCCCGTTCATGCCCGGATTCGAGGTCATCCCATACGACGACCTCGCCGCGCTAGAGAAAACACTGGCCGATCCCAACGTCTGCGCTTTCATGGTGGAGCCTATACAAGGAGAGGCCGGAGTTGTCGTGCCGAAG GACGGGTACCTGAAGGGAGTCAGAGACCTGTGCACGAAGCACAACGTGCTGTGGATAGCGGACGAGGTGCAAACCGGCTTGGCCAGAACGGGCAAGCGGCTGGCGGTGGACCACGAGAACGTGAAGCCGGACATCCTGATCCTCGGGAAAGCGCTTTCCGGCGGTTTCTACCCGGTGTCCGGTGTGCTGGCCAACGACTCCGTCATGCTGACGATCAAGCCCGGCGAGCACGGCTCGACGTACGGCGGCAACCCCCTGGGCTGCAGAGTCGCCTTGGAGGCGCTCCGCGTGCTCGAGGAGGAGAAGCTGGCCGAGAACGCGCAGAAGCTCGGCGAGATTCTCAGAGGCGAGCTCGGCAAGCTTCCGCGCGACGTGGTCACGCTGGTCAGAGGCAAGGGGCTGCTGAACGCCATCGTGATCAACGAGAAGATCGACGCCATGAAGATCTGCCTGAAGATGAAGGACGCCGGTCTGCTGGCGAAGCCGACGCACGGGCACATCATCAGACTGGCCCCGCCGCTGGTGATCACCGAGCCCCAAATAAGGGAGTGCGCCGAGATCATCGGCAAAACTGTAACGCAGTACGCCTAG
- the LOC116431446 gene encoding uncharacterized protein LOC116431446 isoform X1, whose product MFIVTKEIDSENISKLCRTCLREDGDKMICLFVGPAGSSLAAKLRSLSCLDVWQGDGLPEKMCDRCVTRAESALLYREQCRAADRALRQAALKVSGLAAYAAVSGCKLYQQNQSFQPIQSTHKTLKCIECGILCATYQELCTHSRLHLPFIQDNIPVQRMRVMESQNPYLNLNFSHLSSNLTEGVQNSQLSPLIRSNMIQQMIPMNGEDPNRAACALHCSLCNHTFTNRMQLVSHNITHSTENVDMSCDNENIDICENSNQIPQNLSYERSINSVDNSIQNLSYEKPGANVDQMQSVSFPENMDLEEIHGSNGSSDRVQNTPMQSEGSMLDGRALRFGKNFERTDNKENIGRYQICAANLNYKGHAEEENAASAENKRYKCDVCPKLFSQRSKLLTHRLSHSGQQPFKCQSCDKAYSTKSKLNAHVRLHTKTNVHKCKICEKIFAYPSYLRDHLKTHEPVPSTVTEQSKPFECATCRKRFRMLKNLRAHERLHTGKGLVQCEICDKRFSERYNLKIHLQTHKAARSHKCEYCDKSFVQKGNLIEHLRIHTKVKPFECKTCGKRFSQSSHLKNHEASHASLRQHQCRLCGKRFKLISHLKRHLSLHSGAKAYKCHRCNQLFSQAFSLTRHLKRHESHA is encoded by the exons ATGTTTATCGTTACGAAAGAGATTGACAGTGAGAACATCAGCAAATTATGCCGTACATGCTTGAGGGAGGATGGCGATAAAATGATTTGTTTATTCGTGGGACCAGCTGGTTCCTCTCTCGCTGCTAAGCTGCGGTCCTTGTCGTGTTTGGAC GTTTGGCAAGGCGATGGTCTCCCGGAGAAAATGTGCGATCGCTGCGTCACCAGAGCAGAATCTGCTTTGCTTTACAGGGAACAATGTCGAGCCGCCGACAGAGCGTTGAGACAAGCCGCTCTAAAG GTGTCGGGTTTAGCAGCATACGCTGCAGTTTCTGGATGCAAACTGTATCAACAGAACCAAAGTTTCCAGCCGATTCAAAGCACACACAAGACACTGAAGTGTATAGAATGCGGTATCTTGTGTGCAACCTACCAGGAACTCTGCACGCACAGTAGACTGCATTTACCATTCATTCAGGACAACATTCCTGTGCAACGTATGCGTGTAATGGAGTCTCAGAATCCTTACTTGAACCTGAATTTTAGCCACTTAAGTTCCAACCTGACCGAGGGGGTACAAAACAGTCAACTGTCCCCTTTGATCAGGTCGAACATGATCCAGCAGATGATCCCGATGAACGGCGAGGACCCCAATCGAGCCGCCTGCGCGCTGCATTGTTCCCTGTGCAACCACACGTTCACAAACAGAATGCAGCTGGTGAGCCACAACATCACTCACAGCACAGAGAACGTTGACATGTCCTGCGACAACGAGAACATCGACATCTGCGAGAACTCCAACCAGATACCGCAGAACTTGAGTTACGAGAGGTCCATCAATTCCGTCGACAATTCCATTCAGAATTTATCCTACGAGAAGCCCGGAGCGAACGTGGACCAAATGCAAAGCGTCAGTTTCCCGGAGAACATGGACCTGGAGGAAATCCACGGGTCCAACGGAAGCTCCGACCGCGTCCAGAACACACCAATGCAATCCGAGGGTAGCATGCTCGACGGGCGGGCGCTGAGGTTCGGCAAGAATTTCGAGCGGACGGACAACAAGGAGAACATCGGCAGGTACCAGATATGCGCAGCGAATCTGAACTACAAGGGGCACGCGGAGGAGGAGAATGCGGCGAGCGCGGAGAACAAGAGGTACAAGTGCGACGTCTGCCCGAAATTGTTCTCCCAGAGGTCGAAGCTGCTGACCCACCGGTTATCGCACTCCGGCCAGCAGCCGTTCAAGTGTCAGAGCTGCGACAAGGCGTACTCCACCAAGAGCAAGCTGAACGCTCACGTGCGGCTGCACACGAAGACGAACGTGCACAAGTGCAAGATCTGCGAGAAGATCTTCGCGTATCCTTCCTACCTGCGGGACCATCTGAAGACGCACGAGCCGGTGCCGAGCACGGTCACCGAGCAGAGCAAACCCTTCGAATGCGCGACCTGCCGGAAGAGGTTCCGCATGCTGAAGAACCTGAGGGCGCACGAGCGGCTGCACACCGGCAAGGGTTTGGTGCAGTGCGAGATCTGCGACAAGCGGTTCAGCGAGAGGTACAACCTGAAGATCCACCTGCAGACGCACAAGGCGGCGAGGTCGCACAAGTGCGAGTACTGCGACAAGAGCTTCGTCCAGAAGGGCAACCTCATCGAGCACCTGAGGATCCACACGAAAGTGAAGCCGTTCGAATGCAAAACATGCGGGAAACGGTTCTCGCAGTCGAGCCACCTGAAGAACCACGAGGCGTCGCACGCCTCTCTGAGGCAACACCAGTGCCGGCTCTGCGGGAAACGGTTCAAGCTGATCAGCCACCTGAAGAGGCACTTGAGCCTGCACAGCGGCGCCAAAGCGTACAAATGCCATCGCTGCAACCAGCTGTTCTCGCAGGCGTTCAGTCTAACGAGACACTTGAAGAGGCACGAGTCGCACGCTTAG
- the LOC116431457 gene encoding uncharacterized protein LOC116431457: MDKNDYDDLRRRNIAEKNAALAEFFKDIKAQANEVKELEAKFRSRENLENEPPRKRRRTVSSAGDDDDAQGKRVRLKFRKTYNTRSRSRSGCNEELNGVRRSKRKLQVLFPWAKPFERSLDLMKMGVCDVDQEEQYESSSDNEDENENENDYDDDDDADFDAMRRGKISKAPYDPATIPSVDEITESMLNNIADRSMNKQYCKVNGTSCHQCRQKTMDTKTVCRSGECIGVRGQFCGPCLRGRYGESALEALKDPNWACPPCRGLCNCSICRTRSGLRPTGILATIVQKEGYTSVLDYLQTTEIHKS; the protein is encoded by the exons ATGGATAAAAACGATTACGACGACCTTCGGAGAAGGAATATAGCTGAAAAGAATGCCGCC CTTGCCGAGTTCTTTAAAGATATAAAGGCTCAGGCGAACGAAGTGAAGGAATTAGAAGCGAAATTTAGGAGTCGAGAGAATTTGGAGAACGAACCGCCGAGGAAGAGGCGCAGAACTGTTTCCAGTGCCGGCGATGACGACGACGCGCAAGGTAAACGTGTACGGCTGAAATTCCGCAAAACGTATAACACCAGAAGCAGATCGAGAAGTGGATGCAACGAAGAATTGAACGGGGTTAGGCGTAGCAAGCGTAAACTACAGGTTTTATTCCCGTGGGCGAAACCGTTCGAACGATCGCTCGATCTAATGAAGATGGGAGTCTGCGACGTCGATCAGGAAGAACAGTATGAAAGCAGCAGTGATAATGAGgatgagaatgagaatgagaatgattacgatgatgatgatgatgctgaTTTCGATGCAATGAGGAGAGGCAAAATATCTAAAGCACCATACGACCCAGCAACCATACCATCCGTTGATGAGATCACGGAGAGCATGTTAAATAACATAGCAGATAGAAGTATGAATAAACAGTATTGTAAGGTTAATGGTACCAGTTGTCATCAGTGCAGGCAGAAGACAATGGACACAAAAACAGTATGCCGATCGGGAGAATGCATTGGAGTTAGGGGACAATTTTGTGGACCTTGCTTGAGAGGAAGATACGGCGAAAGTGCTCTTGAAGCATTGAAAGATCCT AACTGGGCTTGTCCACCGTGTCGTGGTCTCTGTAATTGCAGTATATGCAGAACTAGGAGTGGTCTTCGTCCAACAGGAATTTTAGCCACAATAGTGCAAAAAGAGGGATATACATCTGTTCTGGACTATCTTCAAACCACTGAAATTCATAAATCGTGA
- the LOC116431446 gene encoding uncharacterized protein LOC116431446 isoform X2, with product MSSRRQSVETSRSKGDFPPTEVSIITPLRSTEQFRKDKLNSVSGLAAYAAVSGCKLYQQNQSFQPIQSTHKTLKCIECGILCATYQELCTHSRLHLPFIQDNIPVQRMRVMESQNPYLNLNFSHLSSNLTEGVQNSQLSPLIRSNMIQQMIPMNGEDPNRAACALHCSLCNHTFTNRMQLVSHNITHSTENVDMSCDNENIDICENSNQIPQNLSYERSINSVDNSIQNLSYEKPGANVDQMQSVSFPENMDLEEIHGSNGSSDRVQNTPMQSEGSMLDGRALRFGKNFERTDNKENIGRYQICAANLNYKGHAEEENAASAENKRYKCDVCPKLFSQRSKLLTHRLSHSGQQPFKCQSCDKAYSTKSKLNAHVRLHTKTNVHKCKICEKIFAYPSYLRDHLKTHEPVPSTVTEQSKPFECATCRKRFRMLKNLRAHERLHTGKGLVQCEICDKRFSERYNLKIHLQTHKAARSHKCEYCDKSFVQKGNLIEHLRIHTKVKPFECKTCGKRFSQSSHLKNHEASHASLRQHQCRLCGKRFKLISHLKRHLSLHSGAKAYKCHRCNQLFSQAFSLTRHLKRHESHA from the exons ATGTCGAGCCGCCGACAGAGCGTTGAGACAAGCCGCTCTAAAGGTGATTTTCCTCCAACAGAGGTCTCAATAATTACACCATTGAGGTCTACAGAACAATTTCGAAAAGACAAACttaactcg GTGTCGGGTTTAGCAGCATACGCTGCAGTTTCTGGATGCAAACTGTATCAACAGAACCAAAGTTTCCAGCCGATTCAAAGCACACACAAGACACTGAAGTGTATAGAATGCGGTATCTTGTGTGCAACCTACCAGGAACTCTGCACGCACAGTAGACTGCATTTACCATTCATTCAGGACAACATTCCTGTGCAACGTATGCGTGTAATGGAGTCTCAGAATCCTTACTTGAACCTGAATTTTAGCCACTTAAGTTCCAACCTGACCGAGGGGGTACAAAACAGTCAACTGTCCCCTTTGATCAGGTCGAACATGATCCAGCAGATGATCCCGATGAACGGCGAGGACCCCAATCGAGCCGCCTGCGCGCTGCATTGTTCCCTGTGCAACCACACGTTCACAAACAGAATGCAGCTGGTGAGCCACAACATCACTCACAGCACAGAGAACGTTGACATGTCCTGCGACAACGAGAACATCGACATCTGCGAGAACTCCAACCAGATACCGCAGAACTTGAGTTACGAGAGGTCCATCAATTCCGTCGACAATTCCATTCAGAATTTATCCTACGAGAAGCCCGGAGCGAACGTGGACCAAATGCAAAGCGTCAGTTTCCCGGAGAACATGGACCTGGAGGAAATCCACGGGTCCAACGGAAGCTCCGACCGCGTCCAGAACACACCAATGCAATCCGAGGGTAGCATGCTCGACGGGCGGGCGCTGAGGTTCGGCAAGAATTTCGAGCGGACGGACAACAAGGAGAACATCGGCAGGTACCAGATATGCGCAGCGAATCTGAACTACAAGGGGCACGCGGAGGAGGAGAATGCGGCGAGCGCGGAGAACAAGAGGTACAAGTGCGACGTCTGCCCGAAATTGTTCTCCCAGAGGTCGAAGCTGCTGACCCACCGGTTATCGCACTCCGGCCAGCAGCCGTTCAAGTGTCAGAGCTGCGACAAGGCGTACTCCACCAAGAGCAAGCTGAACGCTCACGTGCGGCTGCACACGAAGACGAACGTGCACAAGTGCAAGATCTGCGAGAAGATCTTCGCGTATCCTTCCTACCTGCGGGACCATCTGAAGACGCACGAGCCGGTGCCGAGCACGGTCACCGAGCAGAGCAAACCCTTCGAATGCGCGACCTGCCGGAAGAGGTTCCGCATGCTGAAGAACCTGAGGGCGCACGAGCGGCTGCACACCGGCAAGGGTTTGGTGCAGTGCGAGATCTGCGACAAGCGGTTCAGCGAGAGGTACAACCTGAAGATCCACCTGCAGACGCACAAGGCGGCGAGGTCGCACAAGTGCGAGTACTGCGACAAGAGCTTCGTCCAGAAGGGCAACCTCATCGAGCACCTGAGGATCCACACGAAAGTGAAGCCGTTCGAATGCAAAACATGCGGGAAACGGTTCTCGCAGTCGAGCCACCTGAAGAACCACGAGGCGTCGCACGCCTCTCTGAGGCAACACCAGTGCCGGCTCTGCGGGAAACGGTTCAAGCTGATCAGCCACCTGAAGAGGCACTTGAGCCTGCACAGCGGCGCCAAAGCGTACAAATGCCATCGCTGCAACCAGCTGTTCTCGCAGGCGTTCAGTCTAACGAGACACTTGAAGAGGCACGAGTCGCACGCTTAG